In the Flavobacterium sp. 90 genome, TCTTTACGAAACCACAGTTTATTTGGCCAGCCAGAATTTTCGATTTTGCAATATTCGAAAGTTTCATTTTTATGAAAGGATAGGAAAGGAGCGCCAACGGTTTTCCATAATCCGGTAAGATTGTTTATGTTGTCTTCAATTAAGTTTAGATCTTTCATTTTGATACTAATTATAAAAATATAAGACAAAGATAAGTTGTGATTTCGGGCGAAACCTTTACATATGTTGATTTACAAATCTTTTTCGAGACTTTTTCTAATTCGGCTTAATTGTGTTGGTGTAATTCCTAAATGTGATGCAATATGAAACAATGGAATTCGCTCTGAAATATCCGGATGTTTGGATAAAAGATGTAAATATCTTTCGGTTGCATTTTCCATTACTAACGAAATTTCTCGCTGTTCTTTTTCGATCACCCAATTTTTTTCTAAATAAGCGATATAGTAGTTTTTCAGATCGTCGTTTTGGTCAATTAATGTTCTGTACTTTTTGTAATTAAGATTTATCAAAATAGAATTTTCAAGTACTTCTATAGTAAATTCAGAAGGATTTTGCTGCAATAATGACGCTTTAGAACCTGCAAAATCACCCTCTAGAAAAATGTTTTTGTTATAAATATTTCCTGCGGAATCAGTAATAAAAGCTCTCAAAGCACCTTTGGCTATAAAATGAATTTCTTTTGCGATTTGACCATTTCTTAAAAGTATTTCTCCTTTTTTTATCGATTGAAATTCAATAATATTTTCAATCAATTGCCAGGATTGGTCAGAAATAGGAGCGTAGCTTTCGAATTTTAGTTTTAAATCGTGGAGATACTTATCTT is a window encoding:
- a CDS encoding Crp/Fnr family transcriptional regulator; its protein translation is MKFNQDKYLHDLKLKFESYAPISDQSWQLIENIIEFQSIKKGEILLRNGQIAKEIHFIAKGALRAFITDSAGNIYNKNIFLEGDFAGSKASLLQQNPSEFTIEVLENSILINLNYKKYRTLIDQNDDLKNYYIAYLEKNWVIEKEQREISLVMENATERYLHLLSKHPDISERIPLFHIASHLGITPTQLSRIRKSLEKDL